In Bacillus cereus ATCC 14579, a single window of DNA contains:
- the galE gene encoding UDP-glucose 4-epimerase GalE: MAILVTGGAGYIGSHTCVELLNSGYEVIVVDNLSNSSVESINRVKEITGKQFKFYKEDVLNREALDAIFEENAIEAVIHFAGFKAVGESVAIPLTYYHNNITSTLVLCEVMQKHNVKKIIFSSSATVYGIPETSPITEEFPLSATNPYGQTKLMIEQIMRDVAFADAEWSIALLRYFNPFGAHESGRIGEDPNGIPNNLMPYVTQVAVGKLKELSVFGNDYPTKDGTGVRDYIHVVDLANGHVKALEKVLSRTGVDAYNLGTGMGYSVLEMVEAFEKVSGKKVPYKITERRPGDVAVCFADASKAKRELGWEATRGLEEMCADSWKWQSNNKNGYLKV; this comes from the coding sequence ATGGCAATACTTGTAACAGGTGGAGCAGGATATATTGGTAGTCATACATGTGTAGAATTACTAAATAGCGGTTACGAAGTTATAGTAGTGGATAATCTTTCGAATAGCTCGGTAGAATCTATAAATCGAGTGAAAGAAATAACAGGAAAACAATTTAAGTTTTATAAAGAAGATGTTTTAAATCGCGAAGCGCTTGACGCAATTTTTGAAGAAAATGCAATTGAAGCAGTTATTCACTTTGCAGGATTTAAAGCTGTAGGGGAGTCAGTAGCGATTCCATTAACATATTATCATAACAACATTACAAGCACGTTAGTGCTATGTGAAGTAATGCAGAAACATAATGTAAAGAAGATAATCTTTAGTTCATCTGCAACTGTATATGGTATCCCGGAAACGTCACCCATTACGGAGGAGTTTCCATTAAGTGCAACAAATCCATATGGTCAAACGAAATTAATGATTGAGCAAATTATGCGTGATGTAGCATTTGCAGATGCAGAATGGAGTATCGCATTACTTCGCTATTTCAATCCATTTGGTGCACACGAAAGTGGGCGTATCGGAGAAGATCCAAATGGAATCCCAAATAACTTAATGCCATATGTAACGCAAGTAGCGGTAGGTAAGTTAAAAGAATTAAGCGTATTCGGAAATGACTATCCAACGAAAGATGGAACAGGAGTCCGTGATTACATCCATGTTGTGGACTTAGCAAATGGTCACGTAAAGGCGCTTGAGAAAGTACTGAGTAGAACGGGAGTAGATGCTTATAACCTGGGAACAGGTATGGGCTATAGTGTACTAGAGATGGTTGAAGCCTTTGAAAAAGTTTCGGGTAAGAAAGTTCCTTATAAAATTACAGAGCGTCGCCCAGGTGATGTGGCAGTATGTTTTGCTGATGCATCGAAAGCAAAGCGTGAATTAGGCTGGGAGGCAACACGCGGATTAGAAGAAATGTGTGCAGATTCTTGGAAATGGCAATCAAATAATAAAAATGGCTATTTAAAAGTTTAA
- the trhA gene encoding PAQR family membrane homeostasis protein TrhA — MNAYVREPVNAFTHLGGAILSFIALLAMLVKVSIKMPSFAAITAVILFGIGMMVLYTASAVYHSVVANERVIYFFRKLDHSMIFILIAGTYAPFCLITLNSASGLLLFCLVYATAICGIVFKMFWFNCPRWLSTAIYITMGWLIVLFFAPLAENLSTGGIIFLVLGGIFYTIGGFIYGTKPKWLEFKYMGHHEIFHVFVLLGSLAHFLSVYCYVI; from the coding sequence ATGAATGCTTATGTAAGGGAACCGGTTAATGCATTTACTCACTTAGGTGGAGCAATATTATCATTTATTGCCTTATTAGCTATGCTTGTGAAAGTTTCTATCAAGATGCCATCATTTGCTGCAATTACAGCTGTTATTTTGTTTGGTATTGGAATGATGGTCCTTTATACGGCGTCAGCTGTGTATCATAGTGTTGTGGCCAATGAACGTGTTATTTACTTCTTTAGGAAGCTAGATCATTCTATGATTTTTATATTAATTGCAGGTACATATGCACCCTTTTGCTTAATTACATTAAATTCAGCAAGTGGTTTACTATTATTTTGTTTAGTCTATGCAACTGCGATTTGTGGCATTGTATTTAAAATGTTTTGGTTTAATTGTCCAAGATGGTTATCGACAGCAATTTATATTACGATGGGTTGGTTAATTGTGTTATTCTTTGCACCGTTAGCTGAGAATTTAAGTACAGGAGGCATTATTTTCTTAGTACTTGGGGGCATTTTTTATACAATTGGTGGATTTATTTATGGAACAAAGCCAAAATGGTTAGAGTTTAAATATATGGGGCATCATGAAATTTTTCATGTTTTTGTATTATTAGGTAGTCTTGCGCATTTTCTAAGTGTATATTGTTATGTAATTTAA
- a CDS encoding DUF1836 domain-containing protein yields the protein MENINELLETLHLEKNIKLEDIPNVDLYVDQVVQLFENTYADTTRTDDEKVLTKTMINNYAKGKLFIPIKNKKYSKEHMILISLIYQLKGALSINDIKSSLETINDSLLNDDSFELNTLYKNYLALTESNVESFKQDVNNRVTEVNEISSLEDTKLEKFLLLTSFVTMSNMYRRLAEQLVDDLKES from the coding sequence GTGGAAAATATAAATGAATTACTTGAGACATTGCATTTAGAAAAAAACATTAAACTTGAGGATATTCCAAATGTTGACTTATATGTAGATCAAGTTGTTCAACTATTTGAGAATACTTATGCAGATACAACGAGAACTGATGATGAAAAAGTATTAACTAAAACCATGATTAATAATTACGCAAAAGGAAAACTATTCATCCCCATCAAAAATAAAAAGTATTCAAAAGAGCATATGATTTTAATTAGCCTAATTTATCAATTAAAGGGAGCTCTCTCCATTAACGATATAAAAAGTTCATTAGAAACTATAAATGACTCCTTATTAAATGATGATTCATTCGAATTAAATACGTTATACAAAAATTATCTTGCTCTTACTGAAAGCAATGTCGAAAGCTTTAAACAAGACGTAAATAACCGTGTTACAGAAGTAAATGAGATTTCTTCCTTAGAAGATACAAAGCTAGAAAAATTTCTACTACTAACATCCTTCGTGACTATGAGTAATATGTATAGACGTTTAGCGGAGCAACTAGTGGATGATTTAAAAGAATCATAA
- a CDS encoding DEAD/DEAH box helicase: MSKKSFSDYKLSKEIVRALTGLGYDHPTEVQGEVIPVALQKKDLVVKSQTGSGKTASFGIPLCEMVEWEENKPQALVLTPTRELAVQVKEDITNIGRFKRIKAAAVYGKSPFARQKLELKQKTHIVVGTPGRVLDHIEKGTLSLECLKYLVIDEADEMLNMGFIDQVEAIIDELPTKRMTMLFSATLPEDVEKLSRTYMNSPTHIEIKAAGITTDKIEHTLFEVIEDEKLSLLKDVTTIENPDSCIIFCRTQENVDHVYRQLKRANYPCDKIHGGMVQEDRFEVMDDFRKGKFRYLVATDVAARGIDIDNITHVINYDIPLEKESYVHRTGRTGRAGNSGKAITFITPYENRFLEEIEEYIGFEIPKAIGPSKEEVMKEKAAFEEKLHAKPIIKKDKNADINKGIMKLYFNGGKKKKIRAVDFVGTIAKIKGVTAEDIGIITIQDNVSYVEILNGKGPLVLKVMKTTTIKGKQLKVHEAIK, from the coding sequence ATGAGTAAAAAAAGTTTTTCTGATTATAAATTAAGTAAGGAAATTGTAAGGGCACTTACTGGGTTAGGGTATGATCATCCAACAGAAGTACAAGGTGAGGTTATTCCAGTTGCATTACAAAAGAAGGATCTTGTTGTGAAGTCCCAGACTGGAAGTGGAAAAACAGCTTCATTTGGTATTCCACTTTGTGAAATGGTGGAGTGGGAAGAGAATAAACCACAAGCATTAGTTTTAACACCAACGAGAGAGCTTGCGGTACAGGTAAAAGAAGATATTACAAATATAGGTCGATTCAAAAGGATTAAGGCTGCGGCAGTTTATGGGAAATCTCCATTTGCACGTCAAAAATTAGAATTAAAGCAAAAGACACATATTGTAGTTGGGACTCCTGGTCGTGTGTTGGATCATATTGAGAAGGGTACCCTTTCTTTAGAGTGTTTGAAGTATTTAGTTATTGATGAAGCAGATGAGATGCTAAATATGGGCTTTATCGATCAAGTAGAGGCAATTATTGATGAATTACCTACAAAAAGAATGACGATGTTATTTTCAGCAACACTTCCAGAAGATGTTGAGAAATTGTCTCGTACATATATGAATTCACCAACTCATATTGAAATTAAAGCGGCTGGGATTACGACGGATAAAATTGAACATACTCTTTTTGAGGTGATAGAAGACGAGAAGCTTTCACTACTTAAAGATGTAACAACGATTGAGAATCCTGATAGCTGTATTATTTTCTGCCGTACACAAGAAAATGTAGATCATGTATATAGACAATTAAAACGAGCTAACTATCCCTGTGACAAAATACATGGTGGTATGGTACAAGAAGATCGTTTTGAAGTCATGGATGATTTTAGAAAAGGAAAATTCCGTTATTTAGTAGCAACAGATGTAGCTGCGAGAGGAATTGATATTGATAATATTACACATGTTATTAATTATGATATTCCACTTGAAAAAGAAAGCTATGTACATCGTACTGGAAGAACGGGACGAGCTGGAAATAGTGGAAAAGCTATTACATTTATAACACCATATGAAAATAGATTTTTAGAAGAGATTGAGGAGTATATTGGATTTGAAATTCCAAAGGCAATTGGACCTTCAAAAGAAGAAGTTATGAAAGAGAAAGCTGCATTTGAAGAAAAGCTACATGCTAAACCAATTATAAAGAAAGATAAAAATGCAGACATCAACAAAGGCATTATGAAGCTGTACTTTAATGGCGGGAAGAAAAAGAAAATTAGGGCGGTAGATTTCGTCGGTACAATTGCTAAAATTAAAGGTGTTACAGCAGAAGATATAGGTATTATTACGATACAAGATAATGTTTCTTATGTTGAAATATTAAATGGAAAAGGACCACTCGTCTTGAAAGTCATGAAGACTACAACGATTAAAGGGAAACAACTAAAAGTTCATGAAGCAATTAAGTAA